A window of Brassica napus cultivar Da-Ae chromosome C3 unlocalized genomic scaffold, Da-Ae chrC03_Random_30, whole genome shotgun sequence genomic DNA:
GAAGATCCGCCGGTGTGGGTCTccgtagatactcatctccaaacaaccAGCTGATTCCATCAGTGAACTTATGTAAACACAAAAGTGCAGTGCTCTCACCAATTCGGAGATACTCGTCAACCGCATCAGCTGCAGAACCATAAACAAGCTGACGAATTGCTGCCGTATATTTTTGAAGCGGTGTATGACCAAACCTCCCGGTTGAATCTTGTCTATGTTGAAAGAACGGAATGTTCTCTGAGAGTTCATAGACAATACGCATGAATAAATCCTTATTCATGCGAAAACGTCGTCTGAACTGTGCCGAGTATGTCGCGTCTTCGCTGAAGTAGTCATTCCATAAACGGCTATGGCCTCCTTCAAGATATCGTTCTACATAAGCACGTCTCCGTCGATTATTTGGTTGGGGCTCCACAATATCATTGTATGTATCTTCGACGATTTGGTCGATAATATCATCCAATCTTTCGTCGACATcatcagatgatgatgatgatggcattAGTAGATATTCCTATggtcaaaaaatattattattttcatttgatcAAAAAGTATACTAAGAAGTAATttaatgaattattttgactttacGTACCATACTACAAGTTTacaattttaatgaaatattttggctT
This region includes:
- the LOC125594677 gene encoding uncharacterized protein LOC125594677 is translated as MPSSSSSDDVDERLDDIIDQIVEDTYNDIVEPQPNNRRRRAYVERYLEGGHSRLWNDYFSEDATYSAQFRRRFRMNKDLFMRIVYELSENIPFFQHRQDSTGRFGHTPLQKYTAAIRQLVYGSAADAVDEYLRIGESTALLCLHKFTDGISWLFGDEYLRRPTPADLRRLLDIGETRGVKYVVKGIRINWRTTSQTGYIQNGQHLSNLSHSPKLLNKSYLLKFKKQSVKMWSGLLEFYKPGLQL